The following proteins are co-located in the Nerophis ophidion isolate RoL-2023_Sa linkage group LG04, RoL_Noph_v1.0, whole genome shotgun sequence genome:
- the mpp1 gene encoding 55 kDa erythrocyte membrane protein isoform X1 produces MTLKSNKNEPAVILEPVNSVRTALSDLYLEQLIQNKPKSDKQVAMQSLESKGADVYTNGKAKYRNGTEVTKMKEVVFEKNPSEPMGVTLKMNDKQRCTVARILHGGLIHRQGSLHEGDEIAEINGKSVTNQTVDQLQKTLKETNGLVTMKILSNQKSRSKACETYMRAQFNYDPCMDDLIPCKEAGLRFQNGDIIQIINKQDPNWWQGTVESSASNFAGLIPSPELQEWRVASKSNAKEGSQSWSPFGKKKKCKDKYLAKHSSIFDQLDVISYEEVVQLPAFKRKTLVLIGAPGVGRSHIKNVLLTKYPEKFSYPLPHTTRIQRKDEENGQEYYFISNEAMSKGIANNELLEYGSFQGNMFGTKIETIHKIYEEEKIALLDIEPQTLKVLRTADFSPLVVFIAPTNTASQTENLQMIQKESDAILTAYRHVFDVIIVNNDVEESVKRVEEALEQATSTPQWVPVSWVY; encoded by the exons caGGTAGCTATGCAATCCCTGGAGAGTAAAGGGGCTGACGTTTACACCAATGGAAAAGCCAAATACAGGAATGGGACCGAAGTAACCAAGATGAAAGAAGTGGTGTTTGAAAAGAATCCTTCTGAGCCGATG GGGGTCACTCTGAAAATGAATGACAAACAAAGGTGCACAGTGGCCAGAATATTGCACGGGGGCTTGATACACAGACAAG GATCCTTGCACGAAGGCGACGAGATAGCTGAAATCAATGGGAAAAGTGTGACTAACCAAACAGTAGATCAGCTACAAAAGACTCTG AAAGAAACCAATGGATTAGTCACTATGAAGATTCTTTCCAACCAGAAGAGTAGATCCAAAGCCTGTGAG ACATACATGAGGGCCCAGTTCAACTATGACCCCTGCATGGATGATCTCATCCCATGCAAAGAGGCAGGGCTGCGTTTTCAAAATGGCGACATCATCCAAATCATCAACAAGCAGGATCCCAACTGGTGGCAGGGCACTGTGGAGAGCAGTGCTAGTAACTTTGCTGGACTGATACCATCGCCAGAACTCCAAGAATG GAGGGTGGCAAGTAAAAGCAATGCCAAGGAGGGCAGTCAGTCCTGGAGCCCATTTGGAAAGAAAAAGAAGTGCAAAGACAAGTACCTGGCTAAGCACAGCTCAA tttttgaCCAGCTGGATGTGATTTCTTACGAGGAAGTTGTCCAGCTCCCTGCTTTTAAACGAAAAACTTTGGTGCTCATTG GTGCTCCTGGTGTAGGGAGGAGCCACATCAAAAATGTACTGTTGACCAAATACCCTGAGAAATTCTCCTATCCATTACCGC ACACCACCAGAATTCAGCGTAAGGATGAGGAGAATGGACAGGAATATTATTTCATCTCCAACGAAGCCATGAGCAAAGGCATCGCCAACAATGAGCTGCTGGAGTACGGCAGCTTTCAGGGAAATATGTTTGGTACCAAAATTGAGACCATTCACAAGATATATGAGGAGGAAAAAATCGCGCTGCTGGACATAGAACCACAG ACACTGAAAGTCTTGCGAACTGCTGATTTTTCTCCTCTTGTGGTGTTCATCGCACCCACCAACACAGCTAGCCAG ACGGAAAACCTGCAGATGATCCAAAAGGAGTCGGATGCCATTCTGACGGCATACAGACACGTCTTTGACGTGATCATCGTCAACAACGACGTGGAGGAAAGCGTGAAGCGCGTGGAGGAGGCCCTTGAGCAGGCCACCTCCACCCCACAGTGGGTGCCTGTCTCGTGGGTGTACTGA
- the mpp1 gene encoding 55 kDa erythrocyte membrane protein isoform X2, whose protein sequence is MTLKSNKNEPAVILEPVNSVRTALSDLYLEQLIQNKPKSDKVAMQSLESKGADVYTNGKAKYRNGTEVTKMKEVVFEKNPSEPMGVTLKMNDKQRCTVARILHGGLIHRQGSLHEGDEIAEINGKSVTNQTVDQLQKTLKETNGLVTMKILSNQKSRSKACETYMRAQFNYDPCMDDLIPCKEAGLRFQNGDIIQIINKQDPNWWQGTVESSASNFAGLIPSPELQEWRVASKSNAKEGSQSWSPFGKKKKCKDKYLAKHSSIFDQLDVISYEEVVQLPAFKRKTLVLIGAPGVGRSHIKNVLLTKYPEKFSYPLPHTTRIQRKDEENGQEYYFISNEAMSKGIANNELLEYGSFQGNMFGTKIETIHKIYEEEKIALLDIEPQTLKVLRTADFSPLVVFIAPTNTASQTENLQMIQKESDAILTAYRHVFDVIIVNNDVEESVKRVEEALEQATSTPQWVPVSWVY, encoded by the exons GTAGCTATGCAATCCCTGGAGAGTAAAGGGGCTGACGTTTACACCAATGGAAAAGCCAAATACAGGAATGGGACCGAAGTAACCAAGATGAAAGAAGTGGTGTTTGAAAAGAATCCTTCTGAGCCGATG GGGGTCACTCTGAAAATGAATGACAAACAAAGGTGCACAGTGGCCAGAATATTGCACGGGGGCTTGATACACAGACAAG GATCCTTGCACGAAGGCGACGAGATAGCTGAAATCAATGGGAAAAGTGTGACTAACCAAACAGTAGATCAGCTACAAAAGACTCTG AAAGAAACCAATGGATTAGTCACTATGAAGATTCTTTCCAACCAGAAGAGTAGATCCAAAGCCTGTGAG ACATACATGAGGGCCCAGTTCAACTATGACCCCTGCATGGATGATCTCATCCCATGCAAAGAGGCAGGGCTGCGTTTTCAAAATGGCGACATCATCCAAATCATCAACAAGCAGGATCCCAACTGGTGGCAGGGCACTGTGGAGAGCAGTGCTAGTAACTTTGCTGGACTGATACCATCGCCAGAACTCCAAGAATG GAGGGTGGCAAGTAAAAGCAATGCCAAGGAGGGCAGTCAGTCCTGGAGCCCATTTGGAAAGAAAAAGAAGTGCAAAGACAAGTACCTGGCTAAGCACAGCTCAA tttttgaCCAGCTGGATGTGATTTCTTACGAGGAAGTTGTCCAGCTCCCTGCTTTTAAACGAAAAACTTTGGTGCTCATTG GTGCTCCTGGTGTAGGGAGGAGCCACATCAAAAATGTACTGTTGACCAAATACCCTGAGAAATTCTCCTATCCATTACCGC ACACCACCAGAATTCAGCGTAAGGATGAGGAGAATGGACAGGAATATTATTTCATCTCCAACGAAGCCATGAGCAAAGGCATCGCCAACAATGAGCTGCTGGAGTACGGCAGCTTTCAGGGAAATATGTTTGGTACCAAAATTGAGACCATTCACAAGATATATGAGGAGGAAAAAATCGCGCTGCTGGACATAGAACCACAG ACACTGAAAGTCTTGCGAACTGCTGATTTTTCTCCTCTTGTGGTGTTCATCGCACCCACCAACACAGCTAGCCAG ACGGAAAACCTGCAGATGATCCAAAAGGAGTCGGATGCCATTCTGACGGCATACAGACACGTCTTTGACGTGATCATCGTCAACAACGACGTGGAGGAAAGCGTGAAGCGCGTGGAGGAGGCCCTTGAGCAGGCCACCTCCACCCCACAGTGGGTGCCTGTCTCGTGGGTGTACTGA
- the mpp1 gene encoding 55 kDa erythrocyte membrane protein isoform X3: protein MQSLESKGADVYTNGKAKYRNGTEVTKMKEVVFEKNPSEPMGVTLKMNDKQRCTVARILHGGLIHRQGSLHEGDEIAEINGKSVTNQTVDQLQKTLKETNGLVTMKILSNQKSRSKACETYMRAQFNYDPCMDDLIPCKEAGLRFQNGDIIQIINKQDPNWWQGTVESSASNFAGLIPSPELQEWRVASKSNAKEGSQSWSPFGKKKKCKDKYLAKHSSIFDQLDVISYEEVVQLPAFKRKTLVLIGAPGVGRSHIKNVLLTKYPEKFSYPLPHTTRIQRKDEENGQEYYFISNEAMSKGIANNELLEYGSFQGNMFGTKIETIHKIYEEEKIALLDIEPQTLKVLRTADFSPLVVFIAPTNTASQTENLQMIQKESDAILTAYRHVFDVIIVNNDVEESVKRVEEALEQATSTPQWVPVSWVY from the exons ATGCAATCCCTGGAGAGTAAAGGGGCTGACGTTTACACCAATGGAAAAGCCAAATACAGGAATGGGACCGAAGTAACCAAGATGAAAGAAGTGGTGTTTGAAAAGAATCCTTCTGAGCCGATG GGGGTCACTCTGAAAATGAATGACAAACAAAGGTGCACAGTGGCCAGAATATTGCACGGGGGCTTGATACACAGACAAG GATCCTTGCACGAAGGCGACGAGATAGCTGAAATCAATGGGAAAAGTGTGACTAACCAAACAGTAGATCAGCTACAAAAGACTCTG AAAGAAACCAATGGATTAGTCACTATGAAGATTCTTTCCAACCAGAAGAGTAGATCCAAAGCCTGTGAG ACATACATGAGGGCCCAGTTCAACTATGACCCCTGCATGGATGATCTCATCCCATGCAAAGAGGCAGGGCTGCGTTTTCAAAATGGCGACATCATCCAAATCATCAACAAGCAGGATCCCAACTGGTGGCAGGGCACTGTGGAGAGCAGTGCTAGTAACTTTGCTGGACTGATACCATCGCCAGAACTCCAAGAATG GAGGGTGGCAAGTAAAAGCAATGCCAAGGAGGGCAGTCAGTCCTGGAGCCCATTTGGAAAGAAAAAGAAGTGCAAAGACAAGTACCTGGCTAAGCACAGCTCAA tttttgaCCAGCTGGATGTGATTTCTTACGAGGAAGTTGTCCAGCTCCCTGCTTTTAAACGAAAAACTTTGGTGCTCATTG GTGCTCCTGGTGTAGGGAGGAGCCACATCAAAAATGTACTGTTGACCAAATACCCTGAGAAATTCTCCTATCCATTACCGC ACACCACCAGAATTCAGCGTAAGGATGAGGAGAATGGACAGGAATATTATTTCATCTCCAACGAAGCCATGAGCAAAGGCATCGCCAACAATGAGCTGCTGGAGTACGGCAGCTTTCAGGGAAATATGTTTGGTACCAAAATTGAGACCATTCACAAGATATATGAGGAGGAAAAAATCGCGCTGCTGGACATAGAACCACAG ACACTGAAAGTCTTGCGAACTGCTGATTTTTCTCCTCTTGTGGTGTTCATCGCACCCACCAACACAGCTAGCCAG ACGGAAAACCTGCAGATGATCCAAAAGGAGTCGGATGCCATTCTGACGGCATACAGACACGTCTTTGACGTGATCATCGTCAACAACGACGTGGAGGAAAGCGTGAAGCGCGTGGAGGAGGCCCTTGAGCAGGCCACCTCCACCCCACAGTGGGTGCCTGTCTCGTGGGTGTACTGA